ACCCTTGTGTTTTTAGGTAATGTGATCGAACACAAATCCATCCAACGAACCACTTCCGCTCTGAGGGATTTGAACCAACTCCAGGTTTCTTCTGCAAAAAAAATTGTGATTGAAAACGGGCTTGAAACTCAAATTGACACTCCTATTCATTTGATCAAAAAAGGAGATTTATTACAAGTGAATAGTGGTGATAAAGTTCCTGTTGACGGTGAAATTACCTGGGGAAACGGACTCATCGATGAATCCATGATTACGGGCGAAAGTTTGCCTTTGAGCAGAGAAAAGGGTGAAAAAGTTACCGGGAGCACATTGGTAGAAAAGGGAAATTTCAGGATGATTGCCGAACATGTGGGAAGAGAAACCACACTTGCGCATATCATTGAAATGGTCAAAACCGCACAGCATAGCAAACCACCGATTCAAAAGTTAGGTGATCAGATCAGCGCGATCTTTGTTCCTGCTGTAGTTGGCATTAGTGTTCTGACATTTTTTATCAGTCACTTTATGTTTGACCTGATTATCCAAAATGCTTTGATGAACGCAATTGCAGTGCTGGTAATTTCATGTCCCTGCGCGATGGGATTAGCAACGCCAACGGCTGTGATGGTCGGCCTCGGACGTGCGGCGAAAAATGGCATTCTCATCAAAGGGGGACAAACGCTGGAATCATTTTCAAAAATTAAAACAATAGTTTTTGATAAAACCGGCACTCTGACTACAGGGAAATTTAAAATTTCAAAAATCAATGTACTACAGGGAAAAGAAGAAGATATCCGGGCGATCGCATACTCTCTTGAAAAACACTCCTCTCATCCTATTGCATTGTCACTGACAAAGGAATTGAAACCGACGGGAGACAATCAGGTTAAAATCGAATGGAAAGAAATTAAGGAGGACAAAGGGATTGGAATTAACGCGACAGATTTAAATGGCGATTTGTATAGCATTGGTTCCTACCAGATGGTGAGGCATTTTCACAATGATTTGACTCACAACATTTATATTTTGAAAAATAATGAGCTCATCGCGACGATTGATCTTGAAGATGAAATTAAAAAAGGCGCTGCAGAGACTATTGCAGCTCTAAAGTCAAAAGGTATTGAAGTTATTCTGGTAAGTGGAGATCGAAAATCCGCATGTGAAAATCTTGCGGCTCATCTGGGAATTGAACGGGTATACAGTGAGCAATTACCAAAGCAAAAGCTTGATCTGATTGAATCCTTCACAAAATCAGGACCTACAGCAATGGTCGGAGACGGAATCAACGATGCCCCTGCATTGACCAAAGCAACCATTGGAATTTCACTAAGCAACGCGACAGATGTGGCGATTCAATCAGCTCAGGTTATTTTGTTACATCAGGAAGATCTGCGTATTCTATTGCAAGCATTAAATATTGGAAAAGCGACTTATCAAACTATCCGGCAAAACTTATTCTGGGCTTTCTTTTACAATGTAGTCGCAATACCTTTTGCAGCTTTTGGTTACCTGAGTCCGATGATCGGAGCTTTGTCGATGGCTTTTTCAGATGTAGTCGTTATCGGAAACTCCGTCCGCCTGCGTGCAAAAAAAATCGATTCCTGAAGCTTGATTCATCCAAAATATTTTTCCTGAAAAATCATTCTATCTTTGGATCTTCAGCCGGACATGAATAGCGAAAAAAGAAAAACCGTTTTTCTGATTACCAAATGGTATCCTAACCGATACGATCCACAGCTGGGTGTTTTTATTCAAAAACAGGTTAAGGCAATTTCAGGGTTCGCAGATGTAGTTGTATTTTATGCTCAGTCATTTGAAAATGGCTCCGTCACAAAGACAGAAACGGTTGTGCAACGCGAGGAGGGTATTACCGAATATCTTGTATATTATCCAAAAAGTAAATCGCTGTTTTCACCGGTGGTGAATGCCATTCGTTATTATAAGGCATGGAAAAATACAATGCATTCCATCACAAAAGAAGGAATTCATCCTGACCTCATCCATGCCTATATCTTGTTACGTCCGGTTATTCTTGGCTGGTATCTCTCCAAAAAATTCAGGATTCCTTATATCGTGAGTGAGCAATGGTCGGGTTATGCAACCGGTCGATATCAGCATCAGTCATGGCTTAGAAAAACA
Above is a window of Bacteroidota bacterium DNA encoding:
- a CDS encoding cation-translocating P-type ATPase, with the translated sequence MEKEIQLNVEGMDCANCAQTITRTLQKRGFKDVRVDFLAGEVKFEEVGGDQIMQAIADINGLGYRVTGRSDASTENHTEEIDQHDHSNINWKFYVSLLFTIPLLLNMVLPHSILGNGMIQLFLCLPVISIGIWHFGVSAWKSIRAGVPNMDVLIAIGSTSAFVYSCAGMFLYYGKPELHNYLFFETSATIITLVFLGNVIEHKSIQRTTSALRDLNQLQVSSAKKIVIENGLETQIDTPIHLIKKGDLLQVNSGDKVPVDGEITWGNGLIDESMITGESLPLSREKGEKVTGSTLVEKGNFRMIAEHVGRETTLAHIIEMVKTAQHSKPPIQKLGDQISAIFVPAVVGISVLTFFISHFMFDLIIQNALMNAIAVLVISCPCAMGLATPTAVMVGLGRAAKNGILIKGGQTLESFSKIKTIVFDKTGTLTTGKFKISKINVLQGKEEDIRAIAYSLEKHSSHPIALSLTKELKPTGDNQVKIEWKEIKEDKGIGINATDLNGDLYSIGSYQMVRHFHNDLTHNIYILKNNELIATIDLEDEIKKGAAETIAALKSKGIEVILVSGDRKSACENLAAHLGIERVYSEQLPKQKLDLIESFTKSGPTAMVGDGINDAPALTKATIGISLSNATDVAIQSAQVILLHQEDLRILLQALNIGKATYQTIRQNLFWAFFYNVVAIPFAAFGYLSPMIGALSMAFSDVVVIGNSVRLRAKKIDS